A genomic segment from Campylobacter sp. MG1 encodes:
- the sdhB gene encoding 8-methylmenaquinol:fumarate reductase iron-sulfur subunit, producing MKILIDRFNGVDKFVQAYDLSIDEVKGKTLLALLQHIKRTQDISLNFTSACRMAICGACGVRVNGHSYLACDTKMDDLLKEYDNPESLKISPLANFKVLSDLVVDWEPSIENLRKIKPTITPKEAFSDKKGCVQTQAEVDAIKKQWDCILCGCCASECNKLEADSSDYMEPFVFTHAFRAAYDSRSKDALKHLKPSIANGLWMCVHCQECADRCPKGISAADDIAMLRVMAMKKGLKDGTGPAHAEAFLKDLEDTGRLNEIYLALRSEGVLANTTKIDIAYNLMKAGKMNPLHIFGDEEIEGHEDLVKMIEAARAANKE from the coding sequence ATGAAAATTTTAATTGATCGCTTTAATGGAGTTGATAAATTTGTTCAAGCATATGATTTAAGTATAGATGAAGTAAAGGGAAAAACGCTTTTAGCCTTATTACAACATATAAAACGCACTCAAGATATTTCACTAAATTTTACTTCGGCTTGTCGTATGGCGATTTGTGGTGCTTGTGGTGTGCGTGTGAATGGGCATTCATACCTTGCTTGTGATACTAAAATGGATGATTTATTAAAAGAATATGATAATCCTGAAAGCTTAAAAATCTCTCCTTTGGCAAATTTTAAAGTTCTTTCGGATTTAGTTGTAGATTGGGAGCCAAGTATTGAGAATTTAAGAAAAATAAAACCAACTATAACACCAAAAGAAGCATTTTCTGATAAAAAAGGTTGCGTGCAAACTCAAGCTGAAGTTGATGCTATTAAAAAACAATGGGATTGTATTTTATGTGGTTGTTGTGCTAGTGAATGTAATAAACTTGAAGCTGATTCAAGTGATTATATGGAACCATTTGTATTTACTCATGCATTTCGTGCTGCTTATGATTCACGCTCAAAAGATGCTTTAAAACACTTAAAACCATCTATTGCAAATGGTCTTTGGATGTGCGTTCATTGTCAAGAGTGTGCCGACCGCTGTCCTAAAGGAATTAGTGCTGCTGATGATATAGCAATGCTAAGAGTAATGGCTATGAAAAAAGGTTTAAAAGATGGCACAGGACCAGCTCACGCAGAAGCATTCTTAAAAGACTTAGAAGATACAGGTAGATTAAATGAGATTTATTTAGCACTTCGCTCTGAAGGTGTTTTAGCAAATACTACAAAAATAGATATTGCATACAATCTAATGAAAGCAGGTAAGATGAATCCATTACATATTTTTGGTGATGAAGAAATTGAAGGTCATGAAGATTTAGTAAAAATGATTGAAGCAGCTAGAGCTGCTAATAAGGAGTAA
- a CDS encoding DUF4241 domain-containing protein: protein MKKIIVATRMKFNENILIIYHKTLMSDENLDNVDSNSIFGFMVDTRLATIIYTKTRDAYCDFVDDWHSQNDGKNIYDDFFCKRI, encoded by the coding sequence TTGAAAAAGATAATTGTTGCTACAAGAATGAAATTTAATGAAAATATACTCATAATTTATCATAAAACATTAATGAGCGATGAGAATTTAGATAATGTAGATAGCAATAGCATTTTTGGATTTATGGTTGATACTAGACTAGCTACTATTATTTATACTAAAACAAGAGATGCTTATTGTGATTTTGTTGATGACTGGCATAGTCAAAATGATGGCAAAAATATTTATGATGATTTTTTTTGCAAAAGAATTTAA
- a CDS encoding biotin synthase, whose amino-acid sequence MNEIFLCSICNVKSGNCSEDCAYCTQSKHYHTGIETYDYKDINTILNEAKIASEAGALGFCLVTSGRGIDSKKLDFIARAASAIKESGLHLHLIGCNGRASYKDLVFLKEYGIDSYNHNLETAKSNFKNICTTHTYEERYETNQNAINAGLGICCGGIFGLGESDEQRAELLDALATLKPHTSPINFYIKNEALKIKAKEITKEEAINIIKLAKEKLPNTRLMAAGGREFAFKDDFKAMFEAGINAIVLGDYLTTKGEEKHKDVELILKSGYEVAKSC is encoded by the coding sequence ATGAATGAAATATTTTTATGTTCAATTTGCAATGTAAAAAGTGGAAATTGTAGCGAAGATTGTGCGTATTGTACTCAAAGTAAGCACTATCATACAGGCATTGAAACTTATGATTATAAGGATATTAATACTATTTTAAACGAAGCAAAAATAGCTAGTGAAGCTGGTGCTTTAGGATTTTGCCTTGTTACTTCTGGTCGTGGAATTGATAGTAAAAAGCTAGATTTTATTGCAAGAGCAGCAAGTGCTATTAAAGAAAGTGGCTTACATTTACACCTAATTGGCTGCAATGGAAGAGCTAGTTATAAGGATTTAGTATTTTTAAAAGAGTATGGAATAGATAGTTACAATCACAACCTAGAAACCGCCAAAAGCAATTTTAAAAATATCTGCACAACTCATACTTATGAAGAAAGATATGAAACTAATCAAAACGCTATAAATGCTGGGCTTGGCATTTGCTGTGGTGGGATTTTTGGCTTAGGCGAAAGCGATGAGCAAAGAGCTGAATTACTTGACGCTCTTGCGACTTTAAAGCCGCACACAAGTCCAATTAATTTTTATATAAAAAATGAAGCTTTAAAAATCAAGGCTAAAGAAATCACCAAAGAAGAAGCTATTAATATAATAAAACTTGCAAAAGAAAAACTACCAAATACAAGACTAATGGCTGCAGGTGGTAGAGAATTTGCATTTAAAGATGATTTTAAAGCTATGTTTGAAGCAGGGATAAACGCTATCGTGCTAGGAGATTATCTAACTACAAAAGGCGAAGAAAAACATAAAGATGTAGAACTCATCTTAAAAAGTGGCTATGAAGTAGCTAAGAGTTGCTAA
- a CDS encoding immunity 17 family protein codes for MEILFEFLKIHYQFVLIGVGLIIFISALCNWKWIINPNIGDKIRYAFIFAMWGEKGYRVLIGFLGIVLIICGIILLNLG; via the coding sequence ATGGAAATATTATTTGAATTTTTAAAAATACATTATCAGTTTGTATTAATTGGCGTAGGGCTAATAATTTTTATAAGCGCTTTGTGTAATTGGAAATGGATAATAAATCCAAATATAGGAGATAAAATAAGATATGCTTTCATATTTGCAATGTGGGGTGAGAAAGGATATCGAGTATTAATAGGATTTTTAGGGATTGTTTTAATTATTTGTGGTATTATTTTACTTAATTTGGGTTAA
- a CDS encoding TSUP family transporter — translation MEFSIYEYIFAFLGAFIGGFIDAIIGGGGLISLPIILGLGVPPQLAIATNKLQGTMGALSALFSLRKQINFKEMYIGVIFTAIFSILGAFAILKIPNDNIMPIILAILILVFIYTIFKPNLGSVNQVARMSKVSFLILFGTIIGFYDGFIGPGTGSFWILGFIMLLGINIKQASVNTKLLNTTSNICSLIFFISFYEILFKLGIIMGIGGILGAFFGAKVLLKINTALIRKAFIIIVFATICKLIYTNFF, via the coding sequence ATGGAATTTTCAATTTATGAATATATTTTTGCTTTTTTAGGTGCTTTTATTGGCGGTTTTATCGATGCTATAATAGGCGGTGGTGGTCTAATATCATTACCAATAATATTAGGTCTTGGAGTTCCACCACAACTAGCAATAGCTACAAATAAACTACAAGGCACTATGGGGGCATTATCAGCTTTATTTTCTTTAAGAAAACAAATAAATTTTAAAGAAATGTATATAGGTGTAATATTTACTGCAATATTTTCCATATTAGGTGCATTTGCTATACTAAAAATACCAAACGACAACATAATGCCAATTATTTTAGCAATATTAATTTTAGTTTTTATTTATACAATATTTAAACCAAATTTAGGTAGCGTTAATCAAGTAGCTAGAATGTCTAAGGTTTCTTTTTTGATATTATTTGGAACTATAATAGGATTTTATGATGGTTTCATAGGACCTGGCACTGGCTCTTTTTGGATTTTAGGCTTTATTATGCTACTTGGAATAAATATAAAACAAGCATCAGTAAATACAAAATTATTAAATACAACAAGTAATATATGCTCTTTGATTTTTTTCATAAGTTTTTATGAAATACTATTTAAACTAGGTATAATAATGGGAATTGGAGGAATTTTAGGGGCATTTTTTGGTGCTAAAGTTTTATTAAAAATAAACACCGCTCTTATTAGAAAGGCGTTTATAATAATCGTTTTTGCAACTATTTGTAAATTAATTTACACAAATTTTTTCTAA
- a CDS encoding LysR family transcriptional regulator: MNFRHMQLFLKVAKLQSFTKAANELKIPQPSLSQSIFALENELKTTLFNRNTNPISLTEAGEIYLKKANLIKDMIAELDTEISALNNAKTGKIRIAFSQNGYNMIPNLLPQFCKRFSDASIKISQIFSTLKIKQMIYDDEIDLGMLVLPLDIKYLKYEIIKSSNVFLALPSLHELSLKYKNKELPEISIKELKNEKFILPKSSQRSRLDIDLMFKNNEFIPKILCETETFDIANSIVASGVGATFTISELIKDDKKDKIKLFNIKDNNLIKTLVIAYKKDKKLSHLELEFIKMAKELGA, encoded by the coding sequence ATGAATTTTAGACATATGCAACTATTTTTAAAAGTAGCAAAATTGCAAAGCTTTACAAAGGCTGCAAATGAGCTTAAAATACCACAACCATCATTATCTCAAAGTATTTTTGCATTAGAAAATGAGCTAAAAACCACGCTTTTTAATAGAAACACAAATCCAATATCTTTAACCGAAGCAGGAGAAATATATTTAAAAAAAGCAAATCTAATAAAAGATATGATAGCAGAGCTTGATACTGAAATTTCAGCACTAAACAATGCTAAAACAGGTAAAATTCGCATTGCCTTTTCTCAAAATGGCTATAATATGATTCCAAATCTCTTACCACAATTTTGCAAGCGTTTTAGCGACGCTAGTATTAAAATTTCTCAAATCTTTTCAACGCTTAAAATCAAACAAATGATTTATGATGATGAAATTGACCTTGGAATGCTAGTGTTACCGCTTGATATAAAATATTTAAAATATGAAATAATAAAAAGCAGCAATGTTTTTCTAGCACTGCCATCTTTACACGAATTATCTTTAAAATATAAAAATAAAGAATTGCCAGAAATATCAATCAAAGAACTAAAAAATGAGAAATTTATTCTGCCAAAATCTTCTCAAAGAAGTAGATTAGATATTGATTTAATGTTTAAAAACAATGAATTTATTCCTAAAATTTTATGCGAAACTGAGACTTTTGATATTGCAAATTCAATAGTAGCAAGTGGTGTTGGTGCTACTTTTACTATTAGCGAATTAATAAAAGATGATAAAAAAGATAAAATAAAATTATTTAATATAAAGGATAATAATTTAATTAAAACATTAGTTATAGCTTATAAAAAAGATAAAAAACTCTCACATTTAGAGCTTGAGTTTATAAAAATGGCAAAAGAATTAGGGGCTTAG
- the sdhA gene encoding 8-methylmenaquinol:fumarate reductase flavoprotein subunit has product MNEEKFNRRDFIKSATIGVGAVAASTSPVSIMASELKKSGKNTSLPSVDVLVIGSGGAGLRAAVAVRKNHPNLNVVVVNKGMPSRNATCMAEGGINGVIDFENGDSNKLHAYDTVKGSDFLGDQDAIIKFAQKATEAIHELDYAGMPFNRQQDKTVARRFAGGAKYERCNYAADKTGSIMMHTCLDEAITNGVNFLLDHYLLDIAIDNNECEGVVLLNMQTGDVVPVLAKSVVLATGGYTRVFYNRTSTPFNASGDGIAAALRAGLAFKDPEMLQFHPTGVRNGGALITEAARGLGGKLINNKGERFMSKYSNRLELAPRDIVSRSIESEIRLGNGFGEGMGSYVLLDVTHLGEEQIMNELPQIRHIGLLFEGIDLVKEPIKIRPTAHYSMGGIEIAKFDDMSTHLAGLFAAGETSCASIHGANRLGGNSLADAAVTGKLAGEGAGEYANKRQNYGSGKHAEELAQKWRIKLKDITSGNSKPNELYDLREEFGQYNWDNMGIYRTGEKLEKHIKILDEIWAKYNNLKISNPNMFYNTALIEYLEFGNLILLARCACLGALNRKESRGAHTREDYPTRDDENFLKHSLVTLKDDKLSLSYKDVVITEFKPEERKY; this is encoded by the coding sequence ATGAATGAAGAAAAATTCAATAGGCGAGATTTCATAAAATCAGCTACTATTGGTGTTGGTGCAGTAGCAGCTAGCACAAGCCCTGTATCAATTATGGCAAGTGAGCTTAAAAAAAGTGGTAAAAATACTTCACTACCAAGCGTAGATGTTTTAGTTATCGGTTCTGGTGGTGCTGGTCTTAGAGCTGCTGTTGCGGTTAGAAAAAATCATCCAAATTTAAATGTTGTAGTAGTTAATAAAGGTATGCCATCACGAAATGCAACCTGTATGGCTGAAGGTGGGATTAATGGTGTGATTGATTTTGAAAATGGTGACTCAAACAAATTACACGCGTATGATACTGTTAAAGGTAGTGATTTTTTAGGCGATCAAGACGCAATTATTAAATTTGCACAAAAGGCTACCGAAGCAATTCACGAACTTGATTATGCAGGAATGCCTTTTAATAGACAACAAGATAAAACGGTTGCAAGGCGTTTTGCTGGTGGTGCAAAATATGAACGCTGTAATTATGCAGCCGATAAAACAGGCTCTATTATGATGCACACCTGTCTTGATGAAGCCATTACAAATGGTGTTAATTTCTTGCTTGACCATTACTTACTTGATATTGCGATTGATAATAATGAGTGTGAAGGTGTAGTTCTTTTAAATATGCAAACAGGAGATGTAGTGCCTGTATTAGCAAAATCAGTAGTTCTAGCAACAGGTGGTTATACTCGTGTGTTCTATAACCGCACTTCAACCCCATTTAATGCTAGTGGAGATGGAATTGCTGCAGCACTTAGAGCTGGACTTGCGTTTAAAGACCCTGAAATGCTTCAATTTCACCCAACAGGAGTTAGAAATGGTGGTGCATTAATTACTGAAGCGGCAAGAGGTCTTGGTGGAAAATTAATTAATAATAAAGGCGAACGCTTTATGAGTAAATACTCAAATCGTCTTGAGCTTGCTCCAAGAGATATTGTTTCTCGTTCAATTGAAAGTGAAATTCGTTTAGGCAATGGATTTGGAGAAGGAATGGGCTCTTATGTTCTTTTAGATGTTACACATTTAGGTGAAGAGCAAATTATGAATGAATTACCACAAATTCGTCATATTGGACTTTTATTTGAAGGTATAGATTTAGTAAAAGAACCAATTAAAATTCGTCCAACAGCACACTATTCAATGGGTGGTATAGAAATTGCAAAATTTGATGATATGAGTACTCATTTAGCAGGACTTTTTGCTGCAGGTGAGACAAGTTGTGCTTCAATTCACGGAGCAAATCGTCTAGGTGGAAATAGTTTAGCTGATGCGGCAGTTACAGGCAAACTTGCAGGTGAGGGTGCAGGTGAGTATGCAAATAAAAGACAAAATTATGGCTCTGGCAAACACGCTGAAGAATTAGCTCAAAAATGGAGAATTAAGCTAAAAGATATAACAAGTGGTAATTCAAAACCTAACGAGCTTTATGATTTAAGAGAAGAATTTGGACAATATAACTGGGATAATATGGGAATTTATAGAACAGGAGAAAAGCTTGAAAAACATATAAAAATCCTAGATGAGATTTGGGCTAAATATAATAATCTTAAAATTTCAAATCCAAATATGTTCTATAACACCGCTTTAATTGAGTATTTAGAATTTGGAAATCTCATTCTTTTAGCAAGATGTGCTTGTCTTGGTGCATTAAATAGAAAAGAAAGCCGTGGGGCTCATACTAGAGAAGATTATCCAACAAGAGATGATGAGAATTTCTTAAAACATAGCCTTGTTACTTTAAAAGATGACAAATTAAGCCTTAGTTATAAAGATGTAGTTATTACAGAATTTAAACCTGAAGAAAGGAAATACTAA
- a CDS encoding ClbS/DfsB family four-helix bundle protein → MKKYASKEELKNEINNTFKKYILEFDNIPEILKDKIIDGVDRSPAQNLAYQLGWTSLILKWENDEKMGLVVKTPHDKFKWNQLDKLYKWFDDTYAVLSLQELKIRLNKNIDLINVMIDSLSDEELFNPHMRKWADEATKTAVWEVYKFIHINTIAPFKTFRTKIRKWKKSAL, encoded by the coding sequence ATGAAAAAATATGCAAGTAAAGAAGAGTTAAAAAACGAAATTAATAATACCTTTAAAAAATATATCTTAGAATTTGATAATATACCTGAAATTTTAAAAGATAAAATTATTGATGGAGTTGATAGAAGTCCTGCTCAAAATCTAGCCTATCAACTTGGCTGGACGAGTTTGATTTTGAAATGGGAAAATGATGAAAAAATGGGACTTGTAGTAAAAACACCACATGATAAATTTAAATGGAACCAATTAGATAAGCTATATAAGTGGTTTGATGATACATATGCGGTTTTATCATTGCAAGAATTAAAGATTAGGCTAAATAAAAATATTGATTTAATTAATGTAATGATTGATTCTTTAAGCGATGAAGAATTATTTAATCCTCATATGAGAAAATGGGCTGATGAAGCTACCAAAACAGCGGTATGGGAAGTATATAAATTCATACACATAAATACTATTGCACCATTTAAAACTTTTAGAACAAAGATTAGAAAATGGAAAAAATCGGCGCTATAA
- the bioD gene encoding ATP-dependent dethiobiotin synthetase BioD, with protein sequence MYICGIHTDAGKSHLGVALCKAFGFSYFKLIQAGKERDADIIKKYSSNTKIYDDGMFLYTPASPHFAMKNDEIYYSMDDIKVPNDNNLIIELAGGIYCPIDENNTMLDFMKKNKKDVILASRYYLGSINHTILTIKALQENGLNIVCVVMIGEIIPSTDEFIKEYTNVNLAHLEYFNENNIEEKIKKFKKEIEKYLH encoded by the coding sequence ATGTATATATGTGGAATTCATACTGATGCTGGAAAAAGCCACTTAGGTGTAGCATTATGCAAAGCTTTTGGTTTTTCATATTTTAAATTAATTCAAGCCGGTAAAGAAAGAGATGCTGATATCATAAAAAAATATTCTTCAAATACTAAAATTTACGATGATGGAATGTTTTTATACACACCTGCATCACCACACTTTGCAATGAAAAATGATGAAATTTATTATTCAATGGATGATATAAAAGTCCCTAATGATAATAATTTAATAATAGAATTAGCCGGTGGAATTTACTGCCCTATTGACGAAAACAATACAATGCTTGATTTTATGAAAAAAAATAAAAAAGATGTAATTTTAGCTAGTCGTTATTATTTAGGTTCAATTAATCACACGATTTTAACTATAAAAGCCTTGCAAGAAAACGGCTTAAATATCGTTTGTGTGGTCATGATAGGCGAAATTATACCATCAACTGATGAATTTATAAAAGAATATACTAATGTAAATTTAGCACATTTAGAATATTTTAACGAAAATAATATTGAAGAAAAAATAAAAAAATTTAAAAAAGAAATAGAAAAATACTTACATTAA
- a CDS encoding phage tail tape measure protein: MDMQFGLGLKLALGGFDKLKTQQERLEKLGKIAKLSTDKMNNLTKSINKLNNLDIKAGLAKEKLQAFKDDLTKNIAKAGALAVPVKLAGDYESALADFNNAAKLDNAGLKDMNEYFLKLSNQVNISSSELANLGQNIAKMGVPKNDLKEYLNTASKLQMALGFSTEETNNMLNTLNTHFKLNSKDALSFGDEIFTLSNKFSASAKSIAQLTSKISANAKMFGLSANESAVLSAAFLQVAKDEGQAENSINSLNEKLMNITSLGDNVKQSLANLGMDAQQIEIGMKIDLHYGSEKIY, from the coding sequence ATGGATATGCAGTTTGGCTTAGGGCTAAAGTTAGCCTTAGGCGGATTTGATAAGCTAAAGACCCAGCAAGAAAGATTAGAAAAGCTAGGTAAAATTGCAAAGCTTAGCACTGATAAAATGAATAATCTAACAAAAAGCATAAATAAGCTTAATAATTTAGATATAAAAGCTGGACTTGCTAAAGAAAAACTACAAGCCTTTAAAGATGATTTAACTAAAAACATAGCTAAGGCTGGAGCATTAGCCGTGCCTGTTAAATTAGCTGGAGATTATGAGAGTGCATTAGCTGATTTTAATAATGCTGCTAAGCTTGATAATGCAGGGCTAAAAGATATGAATGAATACTTTTTAAAGCTTAGTAATCAAGTAAATATTAGTAGTTCCGAATTAGCAAATCTAGGGCAAAACATAGCAAAAATGGGTGTTCCTAAAAACGATTTAAAAGAGTATTTAAACACAGCAAGTAAGCTTCAAATGGCATTAGGCTTTAGCACCGAAGAAACTAATAATATGCTAAATACTTTAAATACTCACTTTAAACTAAATAGCAAAGATGCTTTAAGTTTTGGAGATGAAATATTTACACTTAGTAATAAATTTAGTGCAAGTGCTAAAAGCATAGCACAGCTAACAAGTAAAATAAGTGCAAATGCAAAAATGTTTGGGCTTAGTGCGAATGAAAGTGCCGTTTTAAGTGCAGCATTTTTGCAAGTTGCAAAAGATGAAGGACAAGCAGAAAACTCTATAAATAGTCTAAATGAAAAGCTTATGAATATCACAAGTCTTGGCGATAATGTAAAGCAAAGCTTGGCAAACTTGGGTATGGATGCACAGCAGATAGAAATCGGTATGAAAATAGACCTACATTATGGTAGTGAAAAAATATATTGA
- the sdhE gene encoding 8-methylmenaquinol:fumarate reductase membrane anchor subunit has product MQQKDFAFFPGCVLSQAAKESKMSLEAIAPILGITLHEIKGWSCCGASQAQDVDPIAALVANARNIALAENMNMPMLTTCSTCMLTLTRAKAALDKGAKDRINEYLAKGNMKYQGNNEITSLLWILYENLDTLKSKVVKPLSNLKVALFYGCHSIRPEKSYNAKESSTNPKSFEAVVSALGATIVPFEKRLDCCGFHASYPAVKSVQKMSSQIVGNADKNGADCVVTPCPLCQMQLDIYQERYQDAMGSEIRKPIIHLSQLVGLALGLSNEQLGLDLNIIDATKLA; this is encoded by the coding sequence ATGCAACAAAAAGATTTCGCTTTTTTCCCTGGCTGTGTTTTAAGTCAAGCAGCTAAAGAATCAAAAATGTCATTAGAAGCAATAGCTCCAATACTAGGTATAACTTTACATGAGATTAAGGGTTGGAGTTGCTGTGGTGCATCTCAAGCACAAGATGTAGACCCAATAGCAGCACTTGTAGCAAATGCTAGAAATATAGCATTAGCTGAGAATATGAATATGCCAATGCTAACAACCTGTAGCACTTGTATGCTAACTTTAACTCGTGCAAAAGCTGCTTTAGATAAAGGTGCAAAAGACCGCATAAATGAATATTTAGCAAAAGGTAATATGAAATATCAAGGAAATAATGAAATAACAAGCCTTTTATGGATTTTGTATGAGAATTTAGATACCTTAAAATCAAAAGTTGTTAAGCCACTTTCTAATCTAAAAGTAGCTTTATTTTATGGTTGTCATAGTATTCGCCCTGAAAAATCATATAACGCAAAAGAAAGTTCAACTAATCCAAAAAGCTTTGAAGCTGTAGTTAGTGCGCTTGGTGCGACAATAGTTCCATTTGAAAAACGCTTAGATTGCTGTGGTTTTCACGCTAGTTATCCAGCAGTAAAATCGGTGCAAAAAATGTCATCTCAAATTGTTGGTAATGCTGATAAAAATGGTGCTGATTGCGTTGTTACACCTTGTCCGCTTTGTCAAATGCAGCTTGATATTTACCAAGAACGCTATCAAGATGCAATGGGTTCTGAAATTAGAAAGCCAATAATTCATCTTTCTCAATTAGTAGGATTAGCACTTGGTCTTAGCAACGAACAATTAGGACTTGATTTAAATATAATTGATGCTACAAAATTAGCATAA
- a CDS encoding DUF4026 domain-containing protein: MNEEISTKNFNSLTEAKKNDVINELYKLSKYEKIIELLTSTKLENLSDSLLSMLGGAYNNLNLFYEAMRVLELITEDKRDAKWYYRYGYSYAYKNFPNDSDEIIKAFQMLDKACELSPDDEIKNWCIEIILEMHLQNQLENLKENVPNLYKHYINSNHDNIIDTMGDNYEYSSIISALLIENYKLQDEDFARLDKIEGLKLKYKHLSSDNDGEMIVSYDGVDFVIKFFSKHFLPKSLPNIQAQYFSEEEYEQISNAKFSFDFIMNFIGNPQKAYHLQLKIIAALIPKMVALYDISAYTLLNRKWVELATNSNIVPSTNNLYTIHAVTNNDKVWLHTHGLNRCNIHEVEILNLNKEDFNTHYTLLTSYADILLNEYNNSLESQDNKNMLTEVDMFNIGIFEDEKPIIATSIPFKDVKHYPKEALGQIADREGHDMHTNILFLYENENDVKKNRLRKIDEFAKKLNNNPIFYISDKETKRMSYLAKERFSYVEKIFKANNNINVLIKLGLATIDDEGNIDKENLEHIWFELLFFEDEGFRARLTQEPYYIPNIHAGDEGKYFISDITDWIIYIDEKTITPDTVYLL, encoded by the coding sequence ATGAATGAAGAAATATCTACTAAAAATTTTAATTCTTTAACAGAAGCTAAGAAAAATGATGTAATTAATGAGCTTTACAAGCTAAGTAAGTATGAAAAAATTATTGAATTATTAACTTCTACTAAGTTAGAAAACCTAAGTGATAGTTTATTAAGTATGCTTGGGGGTGCATATAATAATTTAAATTTATTTTATGAGGCTATGAGGGTACTAGAATTAATCACAGAAGATAAAAGAGATGCAAAGTGGTATTATAGATATGGCTATTCTTATGCTTATAAAAATTTTCCAAATGATAGCGATGAAATTATAAAAGCCTTTCAAATGCTTGATAAAGCTTGTGAGTTAAGCCCTGATGATGAAATAAAAAACTGGTGTATAGAAATTATATTAGAAATGCATTTACAAAATCAATTAGAAAATTTAAAAGAAAATGTCCCAAATTTATACAAGCATTACATAAATTCTAATCATGATAATATAATTGATACGATGGGAGATAATTATGAATATTCGTCTATTATATCAGCACTCTTAATTGAAAATTATAAATTACAAGATGAGGATTTTGCAAGGTTAGATAAGATAGAAGGACTTAAACTTAAATATAAACATTTATCTAGTGATAATGATGGAGAGATGATTGTTTCATATGATGGAGTAGATTTTGTAATTAAATTTTTTAGTAAGCATTTTTTGCCAAAATCTTTACCAAACATACAAGCACAATACTTTAGCGAAGAAGAATACGAACAAATTTCTAATGCAAAATTTTCTTTTGATTTTATAATGAATTTTATAGGAAATCCACAAAAAGCATATCATTTACAACTTAAAATTATTGCTGCATTAATTCCTAAAATGGTTGCACTATATGATATAAGTGCTTATACACTATTAAATCGTAAGTGGGTAGAACTAGCCACTAACTCAAATATAGTTCCTTCAACCAACAACTTATATACAATTCATGCAGTTACTAATAATGATAAAGTATGGCTACATACACACGGGCTTAATAGATGTAATATACATGAAGTTGAAATATTAAATTTAAATAAAGAAGATTTTAACACTCATTACACATTACTTACAAGCTATGCTGATATATTGCTAAATGAATATAACAATTCTTTAGAATCACAAGATAATAAAAATATGCTAACAGAAGTTGATATGTTTAATATCGGTATTTTTGAAGATGAAAAGCCAATCATTGCAACCTCTATACCATTTAAAGATGTAAAACATTATCCAAAAGAAGCTCTAGGTCAAATTGCCGATAGAGAAGGGCATGATATGCATACGAACATACTTTTTTTATATGAAAACGAAAATGATGTAAAGAAAAATCGCTTAAGAAAAATTGATGAATTTGCAAAAAAACTTAATAATAATCCTATATTTTATATAAGTGATAAAGAAACAAAAAGAATGAGCTATTTAGCAAAGGAAAGATTTTCGTATGTTGAAAAAATTTTTAAAGCTAATAACAATATTAATGTGCTTATAAAACTTGGTCTAGCAACGATTGATGATGAAGGCAATATTGATAAAGAAAATCTTGAGCATATTTGGTTTGAATTGCTTTTCTTTGAAGATGAAGGATTTAGAGCAAGACTTACTCAAGAACCATACTATATTCCTAATATCCACGCAGGAGATGAGGGAAAATATTTTATAAGCGATATTACTGATTGGATAATTTATATAGATGAAAAAACAATAACTCCTGATACGGTGTATTTGCTTTAA